From Pseudoalteromonas sp. DL-6, one genomic window encodes:
- a CDS encoding SIS domain-containing protein — MSIIDSVATSYLESLNRHQVLFETMEAYHQEVMQLLEACHSALQAGGKVVWFGNGGSAADAQHLAAEFVVRYKLERGPLASIALTTDTSILTAHSNDYHFDTVFERQVQALCKPEDIVIGLTTSGTSNNINLALEAANKIGAFTVAFTGRDGGKVKDIAKLPIIIKNDETARIQEAHMFIGHWLCEAMDMVVAEQQ; from the coding sequence ATGTCAATTATAGATTCAGTGGCAACTAGCTACCTAGAAAGTTTAAATCGTCACCAAGTATTGTTCGAAACCATGGAGGCGTATCATCAAGAGGTAATGCAATTGTTAGAAGCATGTCATAGTGCTTTACAGGCTGGAGGTAAGGTTGTTTGGTTTGGCAATGGCGGCAGTGCGGCTGATGCTCAGCATTTGGCTGCGGAGTTTGTGGTACGTTATAAGTTAGAGCGAGGACCGTTAGCGTCTATTGCTTTAACTACAGACACCTCTATTTTAACAGCGCACAGTAATGACTATCATTTTGATACGGTATTTGAACGCCAAGTACAGGCGTTATGTAAACCTGAAGATATCGTAATTGGCTTAACTACATCGGGAACCAGTAATAACATTAATTTAGCGTTAGAAGCCGCTAATAAAATAGGGGCGTTCACTGTTGCATTTACAGGTCGCGATGGGGGGAAAGTAAAAGACATCGCCAAGTTACCTATTATTATTAAAAATGATGAAACAGCCCGTATTCAAGAAGCTCATATGTTTATCGGCCATTGGTTGTGTGAAGCCATGGATATGGTTGTTGCGGAGCAGCAATAA
- the hldE gene encoding bifunctional D-glycero-beta-D-manno-heptose-7-phosphate kinase/D-glycero-beta-D-manno-heptose 1-phosphate adenylyltransferase HldE: MDLSLLKNLSAARILVVGDVMLDRYWYGDSGRISPEAPVPVVKVSKFEDKAGGAANVAKNIARLDGKVGLLGLIGEDESGQILENILEGEKINSQLVSVCDLPTISKMRVISRHQQVVRLDLEEAFNESHSQLLLNRLELVLDNYDFIVFSDYNKGSLALIKKMISVAKKAGKTVLVDPKSSDLELYRGADYITPNLNEFKLAGGQVGSEELLASSARTLISDAGINAMLLTRSEQGMSLIDATQKYDFAAQQLEVSDVTGAGDTVIATLAVMLGAGMTAKDAVEIANLAAGIAVSKLGAATVSPEELSRKLGQYLQATGEHYQTPFDDVLQHIEFAKQNGETIVFTNGCFDILHAGHVRYLAQAKARGDRLVVGLNNDESIARLKGPERPINPLDERAMVLSALASVDWVIPFGSEDENDTPAKLIEQISPDILVKGGDYTVEQIAGAEHVLRHGGKVEVLEFLDGCSTSKVISKIKS, encoded by the coding sequence ATGGATTTATCGCTATTAAAAAACTTATCAGCAGCACGTATTCTAGTGGTTGGCGATGTTATGCTCGACCGCTACTGGTATGGTGATTCTGGCCGTATTTCGCCAGAGGCACCAGTACCCGTTGTAAAAGTTAGTAAATTTGAAGACAAAGCTGGTGGTGCTGCCAATGTGGCTAAAAATATAGCCCGTCTAGATGGCAAAGTAGGTTTGCTCGGTCTAATTGGTGAGGATGAAAGCGGACAAATTTTAGAAAACATTCTAGAAGGTGAAAAAATAAATTCACAGCTTGTGAGTGTATGTGATTTGCCCACTATTTCTAAAATGCGGGTGATTAGTCGTCATCAGCAAGTTGTGCGTTTAGATTTAGAAGAGGCTTTCAATGAGTCTCATAGTCAGCTTTTATTAAATCGATTAGAGCTGGTGCTTGATAATTATGACTTTATTGTATTTTCTGATTACAACAAAGGGTCACTAGCGTTAATCAAAAAAATGATTTCGGTTGCTAAAAAAGCAGGTAAAACCGTGCTTGTCGACCCTAAATCATCTGATTTAGAGTTATACCGAGGGGCTGATTACATAACCCCTAATTTAAATGAGTTTAAATTGGCAGGTGGTCAAGTTGGTTCAGAAGAGTTACTAGCTAGCAGTGCGCGTACTCTGATTAGTGATGCGGGTATTAACGCCATGCTACTAACACGCTCAGAACAAGGTATGTCGTTAATTGATGCAACGCAAAAGTATGACTTTGCAGCGCAGCAGCTCGAAGTAAGCGATGTAACCGGTGCGGGCGATACTGTTATTGCTACCCTTGCTGTTATGCTAGGTGCGGGTATGACTGCTAAAGATGCAGTCGAAATTGCAAACTTAGCAGCCGGTATTGCAGTAAGTAAATTGGGAGCGGCTACCGTTTCTCCTGAAGAGTTGAGTCGCAAGTTAGGCCAATATTTACAAGCCACCGGCGAGCATTATCAAACACCATTTGATGATGTATTACAGCATATCGAATTTGCAAAGCAAAATGGCGAAACTATTGTATTTACTAATGGTTGTTTTGATATTTTGCATGCAGGCCATGTGCGCTATTTAGCGCAAGCTAAAGCGCGAGGTGATAGACTAGTGGTTGGTTTAAATAACGATGAATCCATTGCACGTTTAAAAGGCCCAGAGCGCCCAATTAACCCATTAGACGAGCGTGCTATGGTACTAAGTGCGCTTGCCTCCGTTGATTGGGTTATTCCGTTTGGCAGTGAGGATGAAAATGACACACCAGCAAAGTTAATTGAGCAAATTAGCCCAGATATTTTAGTCAAAGGCGGTGATTATACCGTTGAGCAAATTGCTGGTGCTGAGCATGTGTTGCGTCATGGTGGGAAAGTAGAAGTGCTTGAATTTTTAGATGGTTGCTCTACATCAAAAGTGATTAGCAAAATTAAAAGCTAG
- a CDS encoding capsule assembly Wzi family protein, giving the protein MRNKIFILSSLFCAVTTTVNAEPWVKPDDYALRADIQQLADAGIILAPVTTYPLMWKSFINDIDNTSLEQLPARLQDALLRVKHRYKSENSGSHSVQLSAFASSDPLAATSFGATNSQESELTAAYAYLGHNFAAKIALNHRSDGKNCLVAGKKTDDIAQNEQALADCNDTSLDDSYLAYRMGNWIVRAGAVEQFWGPGVDNSLIMSGNAKPLPAISISREQSTAFETPWLSWIGQWSFTAQMAKLESTRVIPDALLWSTRVNFRPVQQLEIALSWSAQWAGKGQPNSASDFIDMIAGDTKCVDGTTNCDSQLESKIGNQLAGIDIRWSDTLFNQPYAVYASTIGEDASSQFKPADRAYLFGLQTTHRVYEQNLLVNLEYIDTGVSCSAGSTTENCYYEHTDYQSGYRYHGRPIGSTYDNDSQSLVLTVLGQLSSGTDWQVKLRDIDYNSDNRDRYPNNPDLGNSITKTGFNSKQIEVRYRMLAMGGRLTLGGLASNNDGAENDTSAFAKFEYNF; this is encoded by the coding sequence TTGCGAAACAAAATTTTTATACTTTCTTCGCTTTTTTGTGCCGTAACCACAACTGTGAATGCTGAACCCTGGGTAAAGCCTGATGACTATGCTCTGAGAGCAGATATTCAACAGCTTGCCGATGCAGGCATTATTTTAGCGCCAGTAACAACGTATCCATTAATGTGGAAAAGCTTTATTAACGATATAGACAATACTTCGTTGGAACAATTACCTGCTCGCCTACAAGATGCGTTATTGCGTGTAAAACATCGTTATAAGTCAGAGAATAGTGGTTCGCATAGTGTACAGCTTTCGGCATTTGCCAGCTCAGATCCTCTTGCAGCCACTAGCTTTGGAGCCACCAATAGCCAAGAATCAGAGTTAACTGCCGCCTACGCTTATTTAGGACATAACTTTGCCGCAAAGATTGCGCTTAATCATCGTAGTGATGGCAAAAACTGCTTAGTTGCAGGTAAAAAAACTGATGACATAGCTCAAAACGAGCAAGCATTAGCAGACTGCAATGATACCTCTCTCGATGACAGTTATTTAGCTTATCGTATGGGTAATTGGATTGTAAGAGCGGGTGCCGTTGAGCAATTTTGGGGCCCTGGTGTAGATAACAGCCTAATTATGTCTGGTAATGCAAAGCCTTTACCTGCCATTAGTATTTCTCGAGAACAAAGCACAGCCTTTGAAACACCTTGGTTGAGCTGGATTGGTCAGTGGAGCTTTACTGCACAAATGGCTAAACTTGAGTCAACCCGCGTTATTCCTGATGCGTTATTGTGGAGCACTCGGGTCAACTTTCGCCCCGTTCAACAATTAGAAATAGCACTGAGCTGGTCAGCACAATGGGCTGGTAAAGGACAACCAAATTCAGCTAGTGACTTTATTGATATGATTGCCGGTGATACAAAATGTGTTGATGGCACTACTAATTGTGATAGCCAGTTAGAGTCAAAAATAGGTAATCAATTAGCAGGTATTGATATTCGTTGGTCAGATACATTATTTAATCAACCCTATGCGGTATATGCCAGCACCATTGGTGAAGATGCGAGTTCACAATTTAAGCCAGCTGATAGAGCTTACTTGTTTGGTTTACAAACAACCCATCGTGTTTACGAGCAGAATTTACTAGTCAACTTAGAATATATTGACACAGGTGTGTCTTGCTCTGCAGGGTCAACGACCGAAAATTGCTATTATGAGCACACAGATTACCAATCAGGATATCGTTACCATGGCCGCCCTATCGGCTCTACTTATGACAATGACTCACAGTCGCTAGTACTAACTGTACTTGGGCAACTCTCAAGCGGAACTGACTGGCAAGTAAAGCTGCGTGATATTGACTACAACAGCGACAATCGTGATAGATACCCAAATAACCCAGATTTAGGTAACTCGATTACCAAAACAGGGTTTAACTCGAAGCAAATTGAAGTGCGTTATAGAATGCTTGCCATGGGGGGGCGTTTAACTCTAGGTGGCCTTGCCTCTAATAATGATGGAGCAGAAAACGACACGTCTGCATTTGCAAAGTTCGAATATAACTTTTAG
- a CDS encoding glycosyltransferase family 1 protein, with product MSNKRLLFIPVSSPEGIGEYMRSLQLAQTLNTEYGKQLDIHFILNKHTAYAKSCPFPTLLLNQSATKENTLVCQFIEQYKPDVVLFDCAGRAEQMKAAKNVGAKVVFISQHTKKRAKGLKLNRVGLIDTHWVVQPDYCIDPLSWYEKLKLNMLPLAYPDNVGPFTVFASAQQKRDVLSRYNLKEKEFFIVNAGSGGHTLNGQNCADIYYKAALIIAKKTGLKGVVVFGPNYTSPLPETDELTCLASLQGEEFLALLSQAKVALLSAGDTLLQAIALQTPTIACAISKDQGERLTRCTRTEVVYHAQLDIADIFAKVQTLLSEPLYENTVKKYSTLECMHSFNVITNGVKALLQGKII from the coding sequence ATGAGTAACAAACGACTTTTATTTATTCCCGTGTCATCACCAGAAGGTATTGGTGAATATATGCGCTCGTTACAGCTGGCTCAGACTCTTAACACAGAGTACGGCAAGCAGTTAGATATACATTTCATTTTAAATAAGCATACTGCTTATGCCAAAAGCTGCCCGTTTCCTACTTTACTGTTAAATCAATCGGCAACAAAAGAAAATACCCTCGTGTGTCAGTTCATCGAGCAATACAAACCAGATGTGGTGCTATTTGATTGCGCAGGACGAGCAGAACAAATGAAAGCCGCAAAAAATGTCGGTGCTAAAGTGGTTTTTATTTCTCAACATACAAAAAAACGGGCAAAGGGTTTAAAGCTTAATCGAGTGGGGCTTATTGATACTCATTGGGTGGTTCAGCCTGATTACTGTATCGATCCTCTTTCATGGTATGAAAAGCTAAAGCTTAATATGCTGCCTTTAGCTTACCCTGATAATGTCGGGCCATTTACAGTATTTGCATCAGCGCAACAAAAGCGTGATGTACTGTCACGTTATAACTTGAAAGAAAAAGAATTTTTTATTGTGAATGCAGGCTCCGGTGGGCATACCCTTAATGGACAAAACTGTGCTGATATCTATTATAAAGCAGCACTGATTATTGCGAAAAAAACGGGTTTAAAAGGGGTTGTGGTGTTTGGTCCTAACTATACGAGCCCATTACCAGAAACAGATGAACTTACTTGTTTAGCAAGTCTTCAGGGGGAAGAGTTCTTAGCCTTACTAAGTCAGGCTAAGGTGGCATTATTAAGTGCGGGTGATACTTTACTCCAAGCCATTGCCTTGCAAACCCCCACTATTGCCTGTGCTATTTCAAAGGATCAAGGTGAGCGCCTTACTCGTTGTACTCGCACAGAAGTCGTTTATCACGCACAGCTTGATATTGCTGATATTTTTGCAAAAGTGCAAACATTACTTTCTGAACCACTTTATGAAAACACCGTTAAAAAATACTCAACACTGGAATGTATGCATAGCTTTAATGTCATAACAAATGGTGTAAAAGCGCTTTTGCAGGGAAAAATAATATGA
- a CDS encoding glycosyltransferase — protein sequence MNVIIVIDSLVGGGAEKVMLTLAQEMTDKKHNVLILSLADSVEYDIHKSLTVDSLFSGRASKVDRFWHKKNSIRALESWFDKKRLQLGSIDLVLSNLDRSNNLLAQSTIENVHFVVHNSVNAELARQKKLGPFSYLYLKRSKQNLNGKSLICVSKGVEEEIRQSPLITPSAMTTIYNPFNFKIMNEQANEVNINIPTSPYLIHVGRFAKQKRHDVLFAAFAKLDKKYKLVLLCNKKERAFKLAKQYGIENQLIVPGFEQNPYNWIKQAKALVLSSDFEGLPTVLIEAIAIGTPVVSTNCNFGPNEILTEELSKYLVPTEQSDLLAKAIEDVLIDSPDMKKATILKKVSADAVADQYLAMAR from the coding sequence ATGAATGTCATTATTGTTATCGATTCGCTTGTTGGAGGAGGAGCGGAGAAAGTAATGCTTACTTTGGCACAAGAAATGACCGATAAAAAGCATAATGTCTTGATTTTGTCATTAGCCGATAGTGTCGAGTATGATATTCACAAGAGTTTGACTGTTGATAGCCTATTTTCTGGGAGAGCATCAAAGGTCGATCGTTTTTGGCATAAAAAAAATAGTATTAGGGCATTAGAATCGTGGTTTGATAAAAAGCGATTACAACTTGGTTCTATTGATTTAGTACTTTCAAACTTAGATAGAAGCAATAATTTACTTGCCCAAAGTACGATTGAAAATGTTCACTTTGTAGTACATAACTCAGTTAATGCTGAACTTGCTAGGCAAAAAAAATTAGGTCCATTTTCTTATTTATATCTTAAAAGAAGCAAACAAAATTTAAATGGGAAGTCTTTGATCTGTGTTTCAAAAGGTGTTGAAGAGGAAATACGCCAGAGCCCTTTAATTACCCCCAGCGCAATGACAACTATTTACAATCCTTTTAATTTTAAAATTATGAATGAGCAAGCAAATGAGGTAAATATCAACATACCGACCTCTCCTTATCTTATTCATGTTGGACGATTTGCTAAGCAAAAACGTCATGATGTTCTATTTGCTGCATTTGCTAAATTAGATAAAAAATATAAATTAGTATTATTGTGTAATAAGAAAGAGAGAGCATTTAAGTTAGCCAAACAATACGGAATTGAAAATCAACTTATTGTTCCTGGATTCGAACAAAATCCTTATAACTGGATTAAGCAGGCTAAAGCTCTTGTATTAAGTTCTGACTTTGAAGGGCTACCAACCGTATTAATTGAAGCTATAGCCATAGGTACACCTGTGGTAAGTACTAATTGTAATTTTGGTCCTAATGAAATATTAACCGAAGAATTAAGCAAATATCTGGTACCAACAGAGCAAAGTGACTTATTAGCAAAGGCCATTGAAGACGTTTTAATTGATAGCCCCGATATGAAAAAGGCCACTATTTTGAAAAAGGTTTCTGCAGATGCTGTAGCAGACCAATATTTAGCAATGGCGCGCTGA
- a CDS encoding 3-deoxy-D-manno-octulosonic acid kinase codes for MFNQHIKNNHVILSHPQYSTEIELDWFDPDFWQQQQKIVGAKKGRATAWFFKHADLTAVLRHYWRGGLIGKLLSDQYLYWGLEHTRVYQEFSLMTQLMELGLNVPKPIAAKVSRYGFIYRGDIITEAVSGAKSVLDVLIERALSETEVKKIAQTIAQFHKKGVYHADLNINNILFDDSGNVYIIDFDRGEIKTPDIKWQQSNMSRLQRSFLKEQSRNSHFHWQQNDWQTLHNDYNQELEC; via the coding sequence ATGTTTAATCAACACATCAAAAATAACCATGTCATTTTAAGCCACCCTCAATATAGCACCGAAATAGAGTTAGATTGGTTTGACCCCGATTTCTGGCAACAACAGCAAAAAATTGTCGGGGCTAAAAAAGGGCGTGCAACTGCTTGGTTTTTTAAACACGCAGATTTAACGGCTGTGTTACGCCATTATTGGCGTGGCGGCCTCATAGGCAAGCTACTTAGTGACCAATATTTATATTGGGGACTGGAGCATACGCGTGTTTATCAAGAATTTAGTTTAATGACTCAATTAATGGAGTTAGGTTTAAATGTACCAAAACCCATTGCAGCTAAAGTGAGCCGATATGGTTTTATTTACCGAGGTGATATTATTACTGAAGCAGTCAGCGGCGCTAAAAGCGTATTGGACGTGCTGATTGAACGCGCATTGAGTGAAACAGAGGTAAAAAAAATAGCACAAACCATTGCCCAATTTCACAAAAAAGGGGTGTATCACGCTGATTTAAATATTAATAATATTTTATTTGATGACTCTGGTAACGTTTACATTATCGACTTTGACCGTGGCGAAATAAAAACACCCGATATAAAATGGCAACAAAGCAACATGTCTCGCCTACAGCGCTCCTTTTTAAAAGAGCAAAGCCGCAATAGTCACTTTCATTGGCAGCAAAACGATTGGCAAACATTACATAATGACTATAACCAAGAGCTCGAATGCTAA